One Vicinamibacteria bacterium genomic window, GCCTCCGCCCCCTCCTCTCCGCGCTGCTCCTCTCCGCCTCCCTCCCCGGGGGGGCGTTGGGCGCTCCCGATCCCTACCGCTTCTTCCGGCCCGAGCGCCGGGCCGGGCAGCGGGAGTTCGAGACCATGCTCCTGGCCCTGCCCGAGGCGAAGAGCCTTCGTGCCTTCCACGACTTGGTTTCCAGCGAGCCCCACGTGGCGGGGAGCGCGGGGGACGCGCGCGTGGTCGAGAAGCTCGTGCGCACCCTTCAGGGGCTGGGCCTGGAGGTTGAGCGGCAGGACCTCTGGCTCTATCTGGCGCGGCCGCTCAAGGCGGAGCTGGAGATCGTGTCCCCCCGCCGCCTCACCCTCAAGCTCAGAGAGGATGTCCTGCCCGAGGACCCCTTCAGCGGCCATCCCGCGCTCGATTTCGGATGGAATGCCTACAGCGGGAGCGGGGAGGTGACGGCAGGGGTGGTCTACGTCAACCACGGCACCAAGGAGGACTTCGTGCGCTTGAGGGAGCTGGGCGTCGACCTCAAGGGCCGGATCGCCCTCGCCCGCTACGGCGGAAACTTCCGCGGTTTCAAGGCCAAGTTTGCGGAGGCCGCGGGGGCGGCGGGACTCGTGATCTTCACGGACCCCGCGGAGGGCGGCTATATGGAGGGGCCCCTCTACCCGGAGGGCGGCTGGGCCCATCCGAGCGAGATCCAGCGCGGCTCCCTCCTCACCCTGCCCTATCCGGGTGATCCCCTCACCCCATTTGAGCCCGCCACCAAAGAGGCGGTGCGGCTCGACCCCGCCACCCTCGCCCTGCCCCGGATCCCGGTGCAACCGATCGGATTCCGTGCCGCCCAGGAGATCCTCTCCCGCATGAGCGGGCCGCCAGTCCCCCCCGGCTGGCAGGGTGGCCTGCCCGTCGCCTACCGGGTCACGGGCGGAGACCGCCTCAAGCTGCGTCTCAAGGTCCAACAAGAGCGGCGCCTCACCGAAACCGCGAACGTATTGGCCACGCTCAAGGGCGCCCGCTTCCCTGAGGAAAGGGTCATCATCGGTTCCCATCACGACGCCTGGACATTCGGGGCCGCGGATCCCAACGCGGGCACGATCGTGGTTTTGGAGACGGCCCGCGCATTCGCGGAGGCGGCGCGGGCGGGGTTGCGCCCCGACCGCACCCTCGTCTTCGCGAACTGGACGGCGGAGGAGTTCGGACTCCTGGGCTCCACGGAGTGGATCGAGGGGCATCGGGACGAGCTGGCCCGGGGGACGGTGGCCTACCTCGACCTGGACTCCGCGGCCCTGGGGCCGGACCTCGCCGCCAGCGCCTCCCCCTCCCTGAAGGAAGCAATCGCGGAAGCCGCGGGCGGCTTGCCGCGGCCGGCGGGCGCAGACCGCAGCCCCCTCGAGGCCTGGATCGCCCGCTGGGAGGACCCGCAGCGCCCGGGCCAGCCCTTTATCGCCGACCTGGGCGGCGGCTCCGACCACGTGGGCTTCCTCTGCCACCTGGGCGTCCCCTCCGCCGCCCTCTCCGCGCGGGGCGCCCCCGGCACCGCCTACCACTCCGCCTATGACGATCTCGCGTGGTACCGGAAGGTCGTGGGCGAGGACTACGCGTCGGCCCGGCTCATGACCCAGGTGGTGAGCCTCCTGGCCGCGCGCCTGGCCAACGCCGACCTTGAGCCCCTCGACCCCGCCGCCGCCGGCCTCGACGTCAGCCGGCACCTGACGGAGCTCAGCGCGCGCGCCCACCACGAGGGGTGGGAGGTCGACCTCGGCCGGTTGGCCGCGGCCGCCGAACGCTTCGCGCGACGGGCTCGGGGGGCGCGGGAGGGCTGGGTCGAGCGGCTGGGGAAGGGACTCTGGAGCGACGATGACCTGCGCCGGCTGAATGAGCGGATCCGGCGCGCGGACCGGCTCTGGACGGTTCCCGCCGGCCTTCCCGGCCGGCCCTGGTTCCGGAACCTCCTCTCCGCCCCCGACGAGGACTCCGGCTACGCCCCCGCCCTGCTCCCTGCTCTCCGCGCCCCCATCGAGCGCCGCGAACGGGCGGCCCTGGAGGGGGCGGAG contains:
- a CDS encoding serine hydrolase, whose product is MVRRLRPLLSALLLSASLPGGALGAPDPYRFFRPERRAGQREFETMLLALPEAKSLRAFHDLVSSEPHVAGSAGDARVVEKLVRTLQGLGLEVERQDLWLYLARPLKAELEIVSPRRLTLKLREDVLPEDPFSGHPALDFGWNAYSGSGEVTAGVVYVNHGTKEDFVRLRELGVDLKGRIALARYGGNFRGFKAKFAEAAGAAGLVIFTDPAEGGYMEGPLYPEGGWAHPSEIQRGSLLTLPYPGDPLTPFEPATKEAVRLDPATLALPRIPVQPIGFRAAQEILSRMSGPPVPPGWQGGLPVAYRVTGGDRLKLRLKVQQERRLTETANVLATLKGARFPEERVIIGSHHDAWTFGAADPNAGTIVVLETARAFAEAARAGLRPDRTLVFANWTAEEFGLLGSTEWIEGHRDELARGTVAYLDLDSAALGPDLAASASPSLKEAIAEAAGGLPRPAGADRSPLEAWIARWEDPQRPGQPFIADLGGGSDHVGFLCHLGVPSAALSARGAPGTAYHSAYDDLAWYRKVVGEDYASARLMTQVVSLLAARLANADLEPLDPAAAGLDVSRHLTELSARAHHEGWEVDLGRLAAAAERFARRARGAREGWVERLGKGLWSDDDLRRLNERIRRADRLWTVPAGLPGRPWFRNLLSAPDEDSGYAPALLPALRAPIERRERAALEGAERLYLEAFARLEDEVPAPLDLDARVKALLAGFPGRVSLFAKNLDTGEAYGERADERVRAASTIKVPILIEAYALVEEGRAHWDDPLVLREAGKVAGAGVLRELGEGLRLTLRDAVNLMILISDNTATNLVLDVVTADAVNARMETLGLESTRALRRIGGGGDSQAGQDPANKPFGLGVSTPREMVTLLERLEAGLVVSPAAAREMIELLKRQQYHDGIGRTLRGVPLATKPGALDHLRSDVGIVYSPRGRIAMAITCEDLPEVDYTPDNPGHLLISRLSLLLEDGLGRPAP